One genomic window of Glycine soja cultivar W05 chromosome 9, ASM419377v2, whole genome shotgun sequence includes the following:
- the LOC114368126 gene encoding 3beta-hydroxysteroid-dehydrogenase/decarboxylase-like, translated as MVQGAKNVISACQECRVRCLIYNDSVDVVDGGLHDIHDGDEWLVSTWKTNNTLNDLKAQVEALILSANDIDGVLTCSLRPSNVFGLGDPEFVPYFLKLSRYGFSKISPFSENVTHAYICAEEALNFQKVFVAGKKQSFKNYFDDAKEFQRSFKMNFKDEESKMSSKRSQDKI; from the exons ATGGTTCAAG GTGCAAAGAATGTCATAAGTGCTTGCCAGGAATGTAGAGTGAGATGCTTGATATATAACGATTCAGTAGATGTTGTAGATGGTGGTTTGCATGATATTCATGATGGAGATGAGTGGTTGGTGTCTACGTGGAAA ACTAACAACACGTTAAATGACCTTAAGGCTCAAGTGGAAGCTTTGATCCTGAGTGCCAATGACATTGATGGCGTATTGACATGCTCTCTTCGTCCTAGTAATGTTTTTGGACTTGGTGACCCAGAATTTGTGCCATACTTTCTCAAATTATCAAGATATGGTTTTTCAAAg ATTTCACCTTTTTCTGAAAATGTTACTCATGCCTATATCTGTGCAGAAGAAGCCTTAAATTTCCAAAAAGTTTTTGTAGCAGGAAAG AaacaaagcttcaagaattattttgatgatgccaaggaaTTTCAAAGATCATTCAAGATGAATTTCAAGGATGAAGAAAGCAAGATGTCAAGCAAAAGATCTCAAGATAAGATATAA